In Stomoxys calcitrans chromosome 2, idStoCalc2.1, whole genome shotgun sequence, the following proteins share a genomic window:
- the LOC106080659 gene encoding protein FMC1 homolog, whose protein sequence is MAATKTLRGLLQELRAASPNGCIKHSLASRYILGQYKKFQTTDQQLCKARDEALSLGQTYLTYLSSIRKYNELYKEFHGRGERTVRETADMVGFKLPTDPK, encoded by the coding sequence ATGGCCGCTACAAAAACCTTGCGTGGATTACTACAAGAGCTTCGCGCCGCATCTCCAAATGGCTGCATCAAACATTCACTCGCCTCCCGCTACATATTGGGTCAATATAAGAAATTCCAAACTACcgaccaacaattgtgcaaagctCGAGATGAGGCACTGTCTTTGGGACAGACCTATCTCACCTATTTGTCCAGCATCCGTAAATACAATGAGCTATATAAGGAGTTTCATGGGCGGGGTGAAAGGACAGTAAGAGAGACTGCTGATATGGTGGGCTTTAAGTTGCCAACAGATCCCAAGTAA
- the LOC106080648 gene encoding little elongation complex subunit 2 — protein MNNFPYDRRMNTIFRNQPSYTYFNKSCADPQDILFRSLNEIDEYYLQPEQLANQRAFEKFTVSDPRTKQTVNDIFFNHSGNITTKIFRSPKWSCLNISQHSVGVRIVKARQEEAELDESDFYIWHNMEKLRQKESQEFHKFVYEFSQANKEILYEPTKKLTDLYKLWYVQKTERLLQKYPDTCYNTHLGLPHLKMCKEVIKDQWAEITKVECLNSASLESSSHEGLADFIELDFKPLDRNIEKYFKDRLCTEKLKEELENEARQKFLQALEDCEANTQPYYMPLESLLFLLTAGDYVDIPLEMLIEIKETRTSQSGQKYIFMDSPLPQRQMGWHTYQQVVVLAALGYMSSIQAYSQNEDMKEISACAKDPLHYKVQTIEEYMQSYKPDIDTNFSQTLFKWQLKARDKEPSKEIYTVFDSFPCSNGPLTFKLEHKPKFGCELMTKYELLRDWFNLKLRGKPKSNCYRLNTSNFQTMLKESQSLSKLELQLSTTYHIVMPHLLSNLYEFLNLLTSMPCGPYMLRYNPKFKDKMMLCKPSQEVTQNTVHLHELLKSQPSELLFMSQQSYLPIADNLCSLMHLEHQTLPCTFRPSRKFNLQQSTGKNLQKPYVPLNDKEWILEKCKKQQVLAANKNTPQYRAQKKKAQRARRAQARRIQQTSKETT, from the coding sequence ATGAATAACTTTCCTTACGATCGTCGTATGAATACAATATTTCGAAATCAGCCCAGCTATACGTATTTCAATAAATCCTGCGCAGATCCCCAGGACATTTTATTTCGTTCTCTCAATGAAATCGATGAGTACTATTTGCAACCTGAACAACTAGCCAACCAAAGAGCATTTGAGAAATTCACCGTTTCTGATCCGCGTACAAAGCAAACagttaatgacatttttttcaatCACTCTGggaatataacaacaaaaatatttcgcTCTCCAAAGTGGTCATGTTTGAATATATCGCAACATTCGGTAGGAGTGCGTATAGTAAAGGCACGGCAAGAAGAAGCTGAATTGGATGAAAGTGATTTCTATATATGGCACAATATGGAGAAGCTGCGGCAAAAGGAATCACAGGAATTCCATAAGTTTGTGTATGAATTCAGTCAAGCCAATAAGGAAATTCTGTATGAACCTACCAAGAAATTGACAGATTTGTATAAACTGTGGTATGTGCAGAAGACGGAGCGTTTGTTGCAGAAATACCCAGACACATGTTATAATACCCATTTGGGTTTACCTCACCTAAAGATGTGCAAAGAAGTTATAAAAGATCAATGGGCTGAAATAACTAAAGTGGAATGTTTGAACAGTGCAAGTTTGGAAAGCTCCAGCCATGAAGGTTTAGCTGATTTCATAGAATTGGACTTTAAACCGCTTGACAGGAATATtgagaaatattttaaagatcgttTGTGTACCGAAAAGCTGAAGGAAGAGTTGGAAAATGAAGCTAGACAAAAGTTTCTACAAGCATTGGAAGATTGTGAAGCCAATACTCAACCATATTATATGCCTCTTGAATCTTTGTTGTTTTTACTTACAGCGGGAGACTACGTTGATATACCCTTGGAAATGTTAATCGAGATCAAGGAAACTCGAACAAGTCAAAGTGGTCAGAAGTATATTTTTATGGATTCACCTCTGCCACAACGCCAAATGGGCTGGCATACTTACCAGCAAGTGGTGGTGCTAGCTGCTTTGGGATATATGTCCTCTATTCAAGCATATAGCCAAAATGAGGACATGAAGGAAATATCTGCTTGTGCGAAAGACCCTCTTCACTATAAAGTACAAACAATTGAAGAGTATATGCAATCTTACAAACCAGATATTGATACGAATTTTTCCCAGACTCTGTTCAAATGGCAATTAAAGGCCAGAGATAAGGAACCTAGTAAAGAGATATATACAGTGTTTGATTCCTTTCCCTGTAGTAACGGCCCCTTGACATTTAAGCTGGAGCACAAACCAAAATTTGGCTGTGAATTAATGACCAAATATGAACTTCTAAGAGATTGGTTCAATCTAAAACTTCGAGGAAAGCCCAAAAGTAACTGCTACCGTCTGAATACCTCCAATTTTCAGACAATGCTCAAAGAATCGCAAAGCCTATCAAAACTTGAACTGCAGTTATCCACAACTTATCACATAGTTATGCCACATCTTTTGAGCAATCTGTATGAATTTCTCAATCTTTTAACATCCATGCCATGTGGCCCTTACATGTTGCGTTACAATCCCAAATTCAAAGACAAAATGATGCTTTGCAAGCCATCACAGGAAGTCACCCAGAATACAGTGCATCTTCATGAACTGCTGAAAAGTCAACCCTCGGAATTGCTGTTTATGTCACAACAGAGTTATCTACCAATAGCCGATAACTTGTGTAGCTTAATGCATTTGGAACACCAGACTTTACCTTGTACATTTAGACCTTCAAGGAAGTTTAATCTACAACAAAGTACTGGAAAGAACTTGCAGAAGCCATATGTACCTTTAAATGACAAAGAATGGATATTGGAGAAGTGCAAAAAGCAACAAGTTTTAGCTGCCAATAAAAATACTCCACAATATCGAGCACAAAAGAAGAAAGCTCAAAGAGCTCGCAGAGCGCAAGCACGCAGAATACAGCAGACCAGTAAGGAGACTACGTGA
- the LOC106080649 gene encoding THO complex protein 7, which produces MTDEEIIKKRLLIDGDGTGDDRRLNMLLKQFLKWMYSKNDSPENNQIIYDRLMAQLAQCQFAAAKTERTSQMIDEELENYQKLSQTIEKNIEAAKLEIEESKKELVIAKQIRKNKMEYDQLAKVIKQQPDRKETQKHIESLQKELAELNDKKLKLERKFEKRQKDFSVLMYAVRELEAQLVEDSSSDEETSKSDDEVVVGSGANKSDVGNITLLDGLSDDEVEGGSQSGKRGRGFLERGVVEKIEIKDDDDAKSVKESLSMDEDVVLELSIERDDNDVKMDEVVLLA; this is translated from the exons ATGACTGATG AGGAAATTATAAAGAAACGTTTGTTAATCGACGGAGATGGTACCGGCGATGATAGGCGTCTGAATATGCTACTGAAACAATTCCTCAAATGGATGTACTCCAAAAATGATTCAccagaaaacaa TCAAATAATCTATGATCGATTGATGGCCCAACTGGCCCAGTGTCAATTTGCCGCTGCCAAAACGGAACGCACCAGTCAAATGATCGATGAAGAATTGGAAAATTATCAAAAACTATCACAAACCATAGAGAAGAATATCGAAGCTGCCAAATTGGAAATCGAAGAGAGTAAAAAAGAGCTGGTGATAGCCAAGCAAATAcgcaaaaataaaatggaatatgATCAACTAGCCAAGGTGATCAAACAGCAACCCGATCGCAAGGAAACACAAAAGCACATTGAATCTTTGCAAAAGGAATTGGCCGAGTTGAATGATAAGAAACTCAAGTTGGAACGTAAATTTGAAAAACGACAAAAAGATTTCTCAGTCCTAATGTATGCTGTGCGAGAACTGGAAGCTCAATTGGTGGAAGATAGTTCAAGCGATGAGGAGACTAGCAAAAGTGACGATGAGGTCGTGGTGGGATCTGGTGCCAATAAATCGGATGTTGGCAATATAACCCTACTCGATGGCTTAAGTGATGATGAGGTTGAGGGTGGTTCACAATCTGGCAAACGTGGTCGTGGTTTTCTCGAACGAGGTGTTGTGGAAAAAATTGAGATAAAAGACGATGATGATGCAAAAAGTGTTAAAGAGAGTTTGTCCATGGATGAGGATGTCGTCCTAGAGCTAAGCATAGAAAGAGATGATAACGATGTTAAAATGGATGAAGTGGTACtactggcataa